Genomic window (Patescibacteria group bacterium):
ACATTTTTTCGGGCTTACTGATGCCCATTAAATTCAAAATATTTTCCAAGACGATTTTTGTAGCCATAATTAATGCCAGACGCGCTTTTTCCAAATCTTTTTTCTCTCCCAAAACATGGCATTCAGTATAAAATCTATGAAACAATGATGCAACTTTCATTGCGTATGCCGGCAAACGATGAACTTGATAATCTTTTGCTATTTCTTCAATAATTTCCGGAAACGCGATTAAGTTTTTAATCAGTTCTATTTCAGCAGAATGATTTAGTAATTCTAATTTTACATTCAAATTATGCCCGCTGGTTTTTCTTAAAATGCTGTTAATGCGGGCATATGCGTATTGGACATAATAGACAGGATTTTTGTCCGATTTCTCTTTTGCTAAATCCAAATCAAAATCCATCTGTTTATCATTTGAATGCATCAAAAAGAAAAATCTGACCACATCAGAACCAACTGCATCAAGTAAATCATCCATAGGAATAAAAGTTCCCAGGCGTTTGGACATTTTTATTTTTTTTCCTTTTTCTATTACTGTAATAAATTGCTGTAAAATTATTTCCAATTGCCCCTTATATCCGATTGCCTCAACCCCAGCCATTAAGCCAGGCACATCGCCGTGATGGTCAGCGCCCCAGATATTTATTACTTTATCGAATTTTCTCTCCTTAAATTTATTATAATGATAAGCAATATCGCTGGCTAAATATGTTTTTAAGCCGTCTTTTTTAATCAGAACCCTATCCCGATTATCTCCTAAACTGCTGCTTTTAAACCAAGTCGCGCCATCCTGTTCGTATAATAAATTTTTGTCTTTTAATAATTTGATTATTTTCTCTGACAAGTCCTTTTTATGCAAATTAGATTCCCAAAACCATTCGTCATATTTAATCCCGAATTTATCAATCGTCTTTTTTATCATTTCATCAATAATAATTTCCGCTGCCTTCTGACCTACTTCATATGCGTCTTTTTCCTTAATTCTGTCGGCCAATAAATCAATATACTCTCCTTTATACTGCGCCTGGTCATCTTTTAATATTGAATGCCCTAAAACAGCTATTTGGTTCCCGGCATTATTTACATAAAACTCTTTTTTTATTTTATATCCAACAAAATTTAAAATATTTGCCAAAACATCTCCCATTGGACCGCCTCTGCCATTGGCAACTGTCAGGGGGCCAGTGGGATTAGAGGAAATAAATTCCACTTGTACTTTTTTGCCTTTACCAATATCGGTTTTCCCGTAATTTTTATTCTCTTTGATAATTTCTTTAATCTGGTTTTGCAAAAATTCTGGCTTGAAATAAAAATTTATAAAACCATTTACAATATCGATTTTTTCGAAAATTCCATCGTCTATTTTTGACCTGATTTCATTTGCAACTTCCATTGGACCTCGCTTTTCTTTTTTTGCTAAAATTAAAGCCACATTTGTGGCATAATCGCCGTATTCCTTATTTTCCGGAATCTCTACAGTAAAATTCTTGTCCTCCGTAGCTTCAGCGTAGGAGGAAACTGCTTTCTTTATTATTTCCTTAATCTGCTTTCGAATTGTCATTACCTTTATTTTAACTTAATTTAGCTTAATTTAAAAGAGACCAG
Coding sequences:
- a CDS encoding arginine--tRNA ligase, producing MTIRKQIKEIIKKAVSSYAEATEDKNFTVEIPENKEYGDYATNVALILAKKEKRGPMEVANEIRSKIDDGIFEKIDIVNGFINFYFKPEFLQNQIKEIIKENKNYGKTDIGKGKKVQVEFISSNPTGPLTVANGRGGPMGDVLANILNFVGYKIKKEFYVNNAGNQIAVLGHSILKDDQAQYKGEYIDLLADRIKEKDAYEVGQKAAEIIIDEMIKKTIDKFGIKYDEWFWESNLHKKDLSEKIIKLLKDKNLLYEQDGATWFKSSSLGDNRDRVLIKKDGLKTYLASDIAYHYNKFKERKFDKVINIWGADHHGDVPGLMAGVEAIGYKGQLEIILQQFITVIEKGKKIKMSKRLGTFIPMDDLLDAVGSDVVRFFFLMHSNDKQMDFDLDLAKEKSDKNPVYYVQYAYARINSILRKTSGHNLNVKLELLNHSAEIELIKNLIAFPEIIEEIAKDYQVHRLPAYAMKVASLFHRFYTECHVLGEKKDLEKARLALIMATKIVLENILNLMGISKPEKM